One genomic segment of Flavobacteriaceae bacterium includes these proteins:
- a CDS encoding GLPGLI family protein, with protein sequence MRNFKYYFLIVCLCNFSLYSQNKTGIVTYKQRLVSNKVFSSNSVKEGKVRENIEMFNKVLKKNSNKFEYSLIFKDNKSYYKREISIEKDIDKFAIMLTGGDDEYYQDLLKKTKIKKLNAYGEEFNITSNLVDEEWTLINETKKIESYICYKAMSFEIIKSRRGTFRKKIVAWYAPSLPYNFGPKGYGGLPGLILELNEGKIQYYVKKIILNPSKRIEINKPSKGKLVTLEEFNEINRKMTKRWYKYKN encoded by the coding sequence ATGAGAAATTTTAAATATTATTTTTTAATTGTTTGTCTTTGCAATTTTTCATTATACTCTCAAAATAAGACAGGCATAGTGACTTATAAACAACGCCTGGTTTCAAATAAAGTATTTAGTAGTAATAGTGTTAAAGAGGGAAAGGTTAGAGAAAACATTGAAATGTTCAATAAAGTTTTGAAAAAAAACTCTAATAAATTCGAATATAGTTTGATATTTAAAGATAACAAATCCTATTATAAAAGAGAGATTAGTATTGAAAAGGACATAGATAAATTTGCAATAATGCTAACAGGAGGAGATGATGAATATTATCAAGATTTACTCAAGAAAACAAAAATTAAAAAGCTAAATGCTTACGGAGAAGAATTTAATATTACTAGTAATCTTGTTGATGAAGAATGGACATTGATAAATGAAACAAAAAAAATTGAGAGCTATATTTGTTATAAAGCGATGAGTTTTGAAATTATAAAAAGTAGAAGAGGAACATTTAGAAAGAAGATTGTTGCTTGGTATGCTCCTAGTTTACCATATAATTTTGGGCCAAAAGGCTATGGAGGCTTGCCTGGTCTAATACTAGAGTTAAATGAAGGTAAAATACAGTATTATGTTAAAAAAATTATTTTAAATCCATCAAAAAGGATTGAAATAAATAAACCGAGCAAAGGTAAATTAGTTACACTTGAGGAGTTTAATGAGATAAATAGAAAAATGACAAAAAGGTGGTATAAGTATAAAAACTGA
- a CDS encoding GLPGLI family protein → MSNKHINIFFFAFFNIIVFYSQNIEGVITYKASSKKAIKYVKEEKESDKDKKIIKREVNNLYKNAKDIKAFLKFNNKISEYTAVDRMVTSSQENFNLTHIMSGGKNKYYTKKSDTGYKNSTLNCELLGECFLIESLLPEWELTQETKFISGYLCYKAILRNKRTGKKTVQAWYAPKIPYGYGIMDYYGLPGMILEISRNTILITAIKIQINPPKKMVIKEPEDVKKVNQEEFKKMQKKAFPGFYKN, encoded by the coding sequence ATGAGTAATAAACATATAAACATATTCTTTTTTGCTTTTTTTAATATAATTGTATTTTATTCACAAAATATAGAAGGAGTAATTACTTATAAAGCATCTTCGAAAAAGGCTATAAAATATGTCAAAGAGGAAAAAGAATCGGATAAAGACAAAAAAATAATAAAGAGAGAAGTTAACAATCTTTATAAAAATGCAAAGGATATTAAAGCTTTTCTAAAGTTTAATAATAAAATTTCCGAATATACGGCAGTAGATAGAATGGTTACTTCTTCACAAGAAAACTTTAACCTTACTCATATCATGTCCGGCGGAAAAAATAAATATTATACGAAAAAATCAGATACTGGCTATAAAAACAGCACATTAAATTGTGAGCTACTCGGAGAGTGTTTTTTAATTGAAAGTTTATTGCCTGAATGGGAGCTGACTCAAGAAACAAAATTTATTAGTGGTTATTTGTGTTATAAAGCAATTTTAAGAAATAAGAGAACCGGTAAAAAAACAGTACAGGCATGGTATGCCCCAAAAATTCCATACGGATATGGAATAATGGATTATTATGGTTTACCCGGAATGATTTTAGAAATCAGTAGAAATACTATTCTAATTACAGCTATTAAAATTCAAATTAATCCACCAAAAAAAATGGTAATAAAAGAGCCTGAAGATGTAAAAAAAGTGAATCAGGAAGAATTTAAAAAGATGCAAAAGAAAGCATTTCCGGGTTTTTATAAAAATTAA
- a CDS encoding GLPGLI family protein, with amino-acid sequence MTKKIIYTFLFLSMNVFSQKQVSGGEINYEITMKVDEDKLKAVSKKVDGSKYAKDMAISTIKNQGKANFKLRFNKNASVFKEDKKLKINERKINLIKIMIGKGVFYTDKNAKKIVHQKEAFGELFLIDVPKVKWNLTQETKKIGNYICYKANTEKEGENKRGTFVKKITAWYTPELPVNYGPKDYFGLPGLIIELREGPLLYRASEINISLKKNIQIQKPTKGKKVTLEQYNDIAKEMIHNYHKR; translated from the coding sequence ATTACAAAAAAAATTATTTACACCTTCCTTTTCCTGAGTATGAATGTATTCTCCCAGAAACAAGTTTCCGGTGGTGAAATAAATTATGAAATAACAATGAAAGTTGATGAAGATAAATTAAAAGCAGTCAGTAAAAAGGTTGATGGTTCAAAATATGCCAAGGACATGGCAATTTCTACTATTAAAAATCAAGGGAAAGCTAATTTTAAACTACGTTTTAATAAGAATGCATCTGTTTTTAAAGAAGATAAAAAACTTAAAATAAATGAAAGGAAAATTAATTTAATTAAAATAATGATTGGTAAAGGAGTATTTTATACAGATAAAAATGCTAAAAAAATAGTGCATCAAAAAGAAGCTTTTGGTGAGTTATTTCTCATTGATGTTCCAAAAGTAAAATGGAATTTAACTCAAGAAACCAAAAAGATAGGCAATTATATTTGTTATAAAGCCAATACGGAAAAAGAAGGTGAAAACAAGAGGGGTACGTTTGTTAAGAAAATTACTGCCTGGTATACCCCTGAACTGCCTGTCAATTACGGCCCGAAAGACTATTTTGGATTACCCGGATTGATAATAGAATTAAGAGAGGGGCCTTTACTTTACAGAGCGTCTGAAATAAATATATCACTCAAGAAAAATATTCAAATTCAAAAGCCAACCAAAGGGAAGAAAGTAACGCTGGAACAGTATAATGATATTGCAAAAGAAATGATCCATAACTATCATAAAAGATAA
- a CDS encoding GLPGLI family protein has product MKFLLPAILLVLIGKSENAFAQKDKLLSITYVKDFRSKLDTSKVKSYKKEISKLNSLLAKYSKQVSYQLLVENDHSLFTINELKMGKSDYGLKEIAGSIGGTDGKFYVNKKDAIYLNEYHFLGEDFLTEIEVKKWKITDEFKFISDFKCYKAISEDIVTNIKGTFRFKVIAWFCPELPGFFGPAGYFGLPGLILELDNGKMTLRATKIHFSKSKKKNIKPLKKGIKLTRKEFDEFVKKKAKEMFPSYFKKKNK; this is encoded by the coding sequence ATGAAATTTCTTTTACCTGCTATATTATTAGTGCTTATAGGTAAATCCGAAAATGCTTTTGCACAGAAAGATAAACTTTTAAGCATTACTTACGTTAAAGATTTTCGCTCTAAACTTGACACCAGTAAAGTTAAATCTTATAAGAAAGAGATCAGTAAATTAAACTCATTACTTGCTAAGTACTCCAAACAAGTTTCTTATCAATTACTTGTAGAAAATGATCATTCTTTGTTCACTATAAATGAACTTAAAATGGGTAAATCCGATTATGGCCTTAAAGAGATAGCAGGCTCAATTGGAGGAACAGACGGAAAATTTTATGTGAATAAAAAAGATGCTATTTACCTTAACGAATATCATTTTTTAGGTGAAGATTTTCTGACTGAAATAGAGGTTAAAAAATGGAAAATCACTGATGAATTCAAATTCATCAGTGATTTTAAATGCTATAAAGCCATTTCAGAAGATATAGTAACTAATATCAAAGGAACTTTCAGATTTAAAGTTATTGCGTGGTTTTGCCCTGAATTGCCCGGTTTTTTTGGCCCTGCCGGCTATTTCGGATTACCGGGGTTAATATTAGAGTTAGATAATGGTAAAATGACTCTCCGTGCTACAAAAATTCATTTTTCGAAATCTAAAAAGAAAAATATCAAACCCCTTAAGAAAGGAATTAAACTAACAAGAAAAGAGTTTGATGAATTTGTTAAGAAAAAAGCAAAAGAGATGTTTCCTAGCTATTTTAAAAAAAAGAATAAATAA